The Virgibacillus phasianinus genome includes a window with the following:
- a CDS encoding CBS domain-containing protein has translation MQAHEMMIHDVYKVMETDSVRAVIKKFIEHRISGVPVVNHRNEIIAYVSDGDIMRYIGKHKDIFVDSLYTVTVFKGDNEEFDERIKKILDLNVLELAKRKVEKIQSHKEIEEVAAILGKKRIKKLPVERDGVLVGIISRGDVIRNTFKSIL, from the coding sequence ATGCAGGCTCATGAAATGATGATACACGATGTTTATAAGGTGATGGAAACCGATAGCGTGCGCGCTGTGATTAAGAAATTTATTGAACATCGGATAAGTGGTGTACCAGTAGTCAACCACAGGAATGAAATTATTGCCTACGTAAGTGATGGCGATATTATGCGATATATCGGCAAGCATAAAGATATTTTCGTTGATTCTTTATATACTGTTACTGTATTTAAAGGGGATAATGAGGAATTTGATGAACGGATTAAGAAAATATTGGATTTAAATGTACTGGAACTAGCAAAACGTAAAGTAGAAAAAATTCAATCGCATAAAGAGATTGAAGAAGTTGCAGCTATTTTAGGGAAAAAGCGGATTAAAAAGCTTCCAGTCGAACGGGACGGCGTTTTAGTTGGAATTATTAGCCGTGGTGATGTTATTCGAAATACATTTAAATCAATATTGTAG
- a CDS encoding DUF192 domain-containing protein translates to MPKLIRHQLQIKHANSFGKRLKGLLFYKEPITKEGLLIAPCNSVHMFFMRFPIDVVFLDQKNAVVKAIPNLKPWKMVAPVNGAYSALELPLGTIARNDIGEGDTIIL, encoded by the coding sequence ATGCCTAAGTTAATCAGACATCAATTACAGATTAAACATGCAAACAGCTTTGGAAAGCGATTGAAAGGGCTATTATTTTATAAAGAACCAATAACAAAGGAGGGATTACTTATTGCGCCATGCAACTCAGTCCACATGTTTTTCATGCGATTTCCTATCGATGTCGTTTTTCTTGATCAAAAAAACGCCGTTGTTAAAGCTATCCCCAATTTAAAACCATGGAAAATGGTCGCACCAGTGAACGGTGCCTATTCCGCACTTGAACTGCCGCTTGGTACGATTGCAAGGAACGATATTGGCGAAGGGGATACGATTATCCTATAA
- the cpaB gene encoding Flp pilus assembly protein CpaB — translation MTTKKIWLIAMVFGIIAAGLLYVMVINNENQSAIPARATASDDVKEKEADQKKEEEMKAEEANEFDLKSEKVTGNEMIPVSDGNRAMTIAVNDVQGVSGNIEPGSHIDVVAVMKAPEKKSKEQHDSATLLLQNAKVLAIGHAADDEETKKRYQMITVEVSPKEGLTLGFATRYDLYVMLRKDGDKKLEPDHTHIHEDDLHEGVFK, via the coding sequence ATGACCACGAAGAAAATCTGGTTAATCGCGATGGTATTTGGGATTATTGCTGCAGGGTTGTTGTATGTCATGGTTATAAATAATGAAAACCAATCCGCAATTCCTGCACGGGCAACAGCTTCTGATGATGTAAAAGAAAAGGAAGCGGACCAAAAGAAAGAAGAGGAAATGAAAGCAGAAGAAGCTAACGAATTTGATTTGAAGTCAGAAAAGGTAACAGGAAATGAGATGATTCCGGTATCTGATGGTAACCGGGCAATGACTATAGCAGTTAATGACGTCCAAGGCGTCTCTGGGAATATTGAACCGGGTTCCCATATTGACGTTGTTGCTGTTATGAAAGCACCAGAGAAAAAATCGAAGGAACAGCATGACTCTGCAACGCTTCTCTTGCAAAATGCCAAGGTGTTAGCGATCGGTCATGCGGCAGATGACGAGGAGACGAAAAAGCGATATCAGATGATAACAGTGGAAGTATCTCCAAAAGAAGGGCTTACATTAGGGTTTGCCACCAGATATGACCTGTATGTAATGCTTAGAAAAGACGGCGATAAGAAGCTAGAGCCGGATCATACGCATATTCATGAAGATGATTTACACGAAGGGGTGTTTAAATAA
- a CDS encoding AAA family ATPase: MAKILSVAGNDEWKSKLDQITLAGKHKVTWAADESDLYDQLQKAETAIVLLPLSNSYNVYSLCAKVTQVFPQTAALLVFRLEEELDMKKALRAGASDIIFLSSALSKIKEDIDIAMEDSANKEANRPNAPVKNGKVITIASTKGGVGKTTVAVNLAVAYGKKLAKVAIVDLDLQFGDVAMLCDVKPRKTIYDWVKENREAAQMEGFLTAFKDGISILAAPQRPEFAEVIKGNDVRKAIHLLKKQYDLIIIDASSHMDENVIVALENSDEILLMTHLDLPSLKNSKILMDTLTALKVDGRTKVVVNRQTKVKGLNTDMVEKVIGEKVFTSLPAMEKVMVTSVNEGNPLGYSNPRSQVAKQIFQMAEMLSNPINHGTKVKNRKKAKRMAHAGGHT; encoded by the coding sequence ATGGCGAAAATTTTATCAGTGGCTGGAAATGATGAATGGAAATCAAAACTGGATCAGATTACGTTGGCTGGCAAGCATAAAGTAACCTGGGCAGCAGATGAGTCGGATTTATACGATCAATTGCAAAAAGCAGAAACGGCTATTGTTTTATTACCACTTTCCAATTCGTACAATGTGTATAGTTTATGTGCCAAAGTAACCCAGGTATTTCCCCAGACAGCAGCACTGCTTGTCTTTCGTTTGGAAGAGGAGCTTGATATGAAGAAGGCATTAAGAGCAGGTGCGAGTGATATTATTTTTCTTTCATCTGCGCTTTCAAAAATAAAAGAGGACATCGATATTGCAATGGAAGATAGTGCAAATAAGGAAGCGAATCGACCGAATGCCCCAGTTAAAAACGGCAAAGTAATAACGATTGCCAGCACCAAGGGTGGAGTTGGAAAAACGACTGTTGCAGTTAATCTGGCGGTTGCTTATGGGAAGAAATTAGCAAAGGTTGCAATTGTCGATCTGGATCTGCAATTTGGGGATGTGGCCATGCTTTGCGATGTAAAGCCAAGGAAAACCATTTATGACTGGGTAAAAGAAAATCGGGAAGCAGCCCAAATGGAGGGCTTCTTGACGGCCTTCAAGGATGGCATTTCCATTCTAGCTGCTCCGCAACGGCCTGAATTTGCTGAGGTTATCAAAGGTAATGATGTAAGGAAGGCAATCCATTTGTTAAAGAAGCAATATGATCTGATTATTATTGATGCATCCAGTCATATGGATGAAAATGTCATTGTTGCACTTGAGAACTCGGATGAAATTTTGCTCATGACTCATCTTGACCTGCCAAGTTTAAAAAACAGCAAGATATTGATGGATACCTTAACCGCTTTAAAGGTTGATGGGCGAACCAAAGTAGTAGTAAATCGGCAGACGAAGGTTAAAGGATTAAATACCGATATGGTAGAAAAAGTAATCGGCGAAAAAGTGTTCACATCTTTGCCAGCCATGGAAAAGGTGATGGTAACGTCAGTAAATGAAGGTAATCCGCTCGGTTATTCAAACCCAAGATCACAGGTGGCAAAACAAATTTTCCAAATGGCAGAAATGCTGTCCAACCCAATAAACCATGGCACAAAAGTTAAAAACAGGAAGAAAGCGAAACGAATGGCACATGCAGGGGGACACACGTAA
- a CDS encoding TadE/TadG family type IV pilus assembly protein, whose amino-acid sequence MRSQKGQSIVETALIIPILLILLFGITDFARIFHAYLTLDHAGREAARAATVGATDSEIELKIANTTSGLDQSKLEETISPGDGNRKSGSEITITLTYPVDFLTPIIGQIIEEFPLKDETVMRVE is encoded by the coding sequence ATGAGATCACAAAAAGGACAATCAATCGTTGAAACTGCATTAATCATTCCGATATTACTAATCCTGCTTTTCGGTATTACCGATTTTGCCAGGATTTTTCACGCCTATTTAACACTTGACCATGCTGGTCGAGAAGCAGCAAGAGCTGCAACAGTTGGGGCAACGGACTCTGAAATTGAGCTTAAGATTGCAAATACGACAAGCGGCCTAGATCAAAGCAAGCTGGAGGAGACAATTTCACCCGGAGATGGAAATAGAAAAAGCGGCAGTGAAATAACTATTACCCTAACATATCCTGTTGATTTCCTCACTCCGATTATTGGTCAGATTATTGAAGAATTTCCATTAAAAGATGAAACAGTAATGAGGGTGGAATGA
- a CDS encoding Lin0512 family protein, with amino-acid sequence MQQILFIQTGTGIDVHGQDVTKAATRAVKDAIHYNSMPGIERSLPDQRLENMKVNVKLAVPLDQDQLKKEKVKDMIPYGEVTVEVVTGGMATSSGIFLEDKADKNDLMYIVNAAVEVGY; translated from the coding sequence ATGCAACAGATATTATTCATCCAAACCGGTACTGGAATTGATGTGCATGGACAAGATGTTACAAAGGCCGCAACCCGCGCTGTAAAGGATGCCATCCATTATAATTCCATGCCAGGAATTGAGCGCAGCTTGCCTGACCAGCGTCTCGAGAATATGAAGGTAAATGTGAAGCTTGCTGTCCCGCTCGACCAAGATCAGCTTAAGAAGGAAAAGGTTAAAGACATGATTCCCTATGGTGAAGTGACGGTTGAGGTTGTTACTGGCGGAATGGCAACATCAAGTGGTATTTTTCTAGAGGATAAGGCTGATAAGAATGATTTAATGTACATTGTGAACGCCGCTGTTGAGGTTGGGTATTAA
- a CDS encoding type II secretion system F family protein translates to MISIYFVLCSAFCFMLVIGAVLSQVYKKQIAISNRAAAYFGIDEENGFQEKKRTKKGNKNHLLLMKKISDKAKGVIDQRMPATKKKELEQRLREAGYPLNLSSADFRFLQFVIGVVLFVMVYALLGKSGMTLLSSILLAGILSAIGMYYPSFYLSVIIKKRRYEIQKKMPDFFDMVTLSIEAGMGLDASLQKVCNQMKGPLSDEFQQTLEDMRLGKSRREALADLRSRVPVHQFQSIITSLIQADMLGVGMAKVLRSLTLRIREQRTQLAREQAMKAPVKMVFPMLLFIFPAIFIVLLGPLIIYLLQTLL, encoded by the coding sequence GTGATATCAATTTACTTCGTATTATGCAGCGCATTTTGTTTCATGCTTGTCATCGGAGCGGTATTAAGCCAAGTATATAAAAAGCAAATTGCTATTTCAAATCGGGCGGCAGCATACTTTGGTATCGATGAAGAAAACGGATTCCAGGAAAAGAAACGAACGAAAAAAGGGAATAAAAACCATTTACTACTCATGAAGAAAATCAGTGATAAAGCAAAAGGCGTGATTGATCAACGAATGCCAGCTACTAAGAAAAAAGAGTTGGAACAACGGCTGCGTGAGGCGGGATATCCGCTTAACTTATCGTCGGCTGATTTCCGCTTCCTTCAATTTGTAATTGGAGTTGTTTTGTTCGTTATGGTGTATGCCTTGTTAGGGAAATCTGGTATGACGCTGTTATCAAGCATCTTATTGGCTGGAATTTTGTCCGCCATAGGGATGTATTATCCATCGTTTTATTTAAGTGTGATTATCAAGAAACGAAGGTATGAGATTCAAAAGAAAATGCCCGATTTCTTTGATATGGTTACTTTATCGATTGAAGCTGGCATGGGACTTGATGCATCTCTGCAAAAGGTTTGCAATCAAATGAAGGGACCACTTTCCGACGAATTCCAGCAAACGCTTGAAGATATGCGGCTTGGTAAATCAAGGCGCGAGGCACTAGCCGATCTCCGGAGCCGCGTTCCGGTGCACCAGTTTCAAAGCATTATCACATCTTTGATTCAAGCCGATATGCTGGGGGTTGGCATGGCCAAAGTTCTTCGTTCGCTTACACTAAGGATCAGGGAGCAACGAACACAATTGGCTAGAGAGCAGGCCATGAAAGCTCCAGTGAAAATGGTATTTCCGATGTTGCTGTTTATTTTTCCAGCAATATTCATTGTGTTATTGGGTCCGTTAATTATTTATTTGCTACAGACCTTATTATAA
- a CDS encoding CpaF family protein, which yields MSLLTRLGGTEQGVDKVQVTEKPVIKPLKTDKQSSKLEHRLHNFFVEEIKKPANQGNDIESLIEKLAEEFFEKEGNHLTFEQKKQLIKDVSHELTGYGPISPLLADPNVTEVMVNGPNDVYIEINGRIEKTATHFRDDRHVLRVIEKIVAPLGRRIDESIPMVDARLPDGSRVNAIIPPLALNGPTITIRKFSEIPFTIHELVRMGTLTENMAAFLRAAVEAKLNIFISGGTGSGKTSTLNVMSSFIPHHERIVTIEDSAELKLMQDHVVSLESRPKNIEGQGEITIRDLVRNSLRMRPDRVIIGEVRSAETLDMLQAMNTGHDGSLGTGHANTPRDLLARLETMVLMAGFDLPIRAIREQISGALDLIVQQARMRDGSRKIIRITEVLGLEGDTIVLQDIFVYKEQHNLENGRLEGKFNTTGIRPNCIERLELAGHRLQGIFNTKEEW from the coding sequence ATGTCATTATTAACAAGGTTGGGTGGAACGGAGCAAGGGGTTGATAAGGTTCAGGTTACGGAAAAGCCTGTAATTAAACCACTAAAAACTGACAAACAGTCATCGAAACTGGAACATAGGCTGCATAATTTTTTTGTTGAAGAAATCAAGAAACCGGCGAATCAGGGAAATGATATTGAATCACTAATTGAAAAGCTTGCTGAGGAATTTTTTGAAAAAGAAGGAAATCATCTGACGTTTGAACAGAAAAAACAATTAATCAAAGATGTATCCCATGAATTAACCGGTTATGGCCCCATCTCGCCACTGCTTGCCGATCCAAATGTAACAGAGGTAATGGTGAACGGGCCGAATGACGTTTATATTGAAATCAATGGCCGAATCGAAAAAACAGCTACACATTTTCGCGATGATAGGCATGTACTCCGTGTAATTGAAAAAATAGTTGCCCCACTTGGACGAAGAATTGATGAAAGTATTCCGATGGTTGATGCACGACTGCCAGATGGGTCGCGGGTTAATGCGATTATTCCGCCACTTGCGCTTAACGGGCCAACGATAACGATTCGAAAGTTTTCCGAAATACCGTTTACAATCCATGAACTTGTTCGGATGGGCACATTAACTGAAAATATGGCTGCCTTTTTACGGGCGGCAGTGGAGGCAAAACTTAATATTTTTATTAGCGGCGGTACAGGTTCGGGTAAAACGAGTACATTGAATGTGATGTCATCGTTTATTCCGCATCATGAACGAATAGTGACGATTGAAGATTCAGCAGAATTAAAACTCATGCAGGACCATGTGGTATCACTGGAATCGCGTCCTAAAAATATTGAAGGCCAGGGCGAAATTACCATCCGGGATCTTGTGCGAAATTCACTCCGGATGCGGCCTGACCGGGTTATTATCGGTGAGGTGCGCAGTGCGGAAACGCTGGATATGCTCCAGGCAATGAATACCGGTCACGATGGCAGCCTTGGAACCGGCCATGCAAACACACCAAGGGATTTGCTGGCCAGACTTGAAACGATGGTACTGATGGCCGGGTTTGATTTACCGATAAGAGCGATCCGAGAACAGATTTCTGGTGCCCTTGATTTGATTGTACAACAGGCAAGAATGCGGGACGGGTCAAGAAAGATTATTCGGATTACCGAAGTTCTGGGGCTTGAAGGGGATACGATCGTTCTTCAGGATATCTTCGTCTACAAAGAACAACACAACCTGGAAAATGGAAGACTGGAAGGAAAATTTAACACAACTGGAATACGACCAAATTGTATTGAAAGGCTGGAACTGGCTGGCCATCGTTTACAAGGGATTTTTAACACTAAGGAGGAATGGTGA
- a CDS encoding A24 family peptidase, with protein sequence MTNLAPILILTISIITDLRNRKILNIVTLPAILIALAFHTITTGLDGFLFSGQGFLVGLGLLLIPFLMGGIGAGDVKLLAAIGALKGTVFVLYTGIYAGIIGGLIAIFILVKQRKLGFTLKHMLFSAVFLKGTKGSLQVPADKGNTLSIPYAVSIAIGAILTFLLETNL encoded by the coding sequence ATGACAAATCTAGCACCTATCCTCATTCTAACAATCTCCATCATCACAGATCTGCGCAATCGAAAAATTTTAAACATTGTTACCTTACCAGCAATCTTAATTGCACTAGCATTCCACACCATTACCACAGGCTTAGATGGTTTTCTATTCAGTGGTCAAGGATTTCTGGTAGGACTTGGCTTATTGCTCATCCCGTTTCTAATGGGGGGAATTGGCGCAGGGGATGTCAAACTGCTGGCTGCAATCGGTGCGCTGAAAGGTACTGTGTTTGTTCTTTATACAGGTATATATGCCGGAATTATCGGCGGGCTAATTGCAATTTTTATCCTTGTAAAACAAAGAAAATTGGGATTTACGTTGAAACATATGCTATTTTCAGCAGTTTTTTTAAAAGGAACAAAAGGATCTTTACAGGTGCCTGCTGATAAAGGAAATACACTATCGATTCCCTATGCAGTTTCCATTGCAATCGGTGCAATATTAACATTCTTACTGGAGACAAATCTATGA
- a CDS encoding type II secretion system F family protein has protein sequence MTNSLIYLLVITFIAVTVLAKLILSHVLYKAKYEKRLKKYIEIKTVDKHENKKEISQPSERFYLKRVSSGIERVLNLSKHEKLLVQSGIQLSQGEVFIGRLMVAVIAISIGVFYDFPILLIISCGFVGFYLPIMYVKKGRKKRLEKCSNQLGEALGTMANALRAGFSFMQAMKMVAKEIDDPLGPEFSKALQEINYGVSVENAFRGLIERLPDKELEIVLNTLIIQRSTGGT, from the coding sequence ATGACCAATTCCCTTATCTATTTGCTTGTAATTACTTTTATCGCTGTTACGGTCCTTGCCAAACTTATCCTCTCCCATGTGCTTTATAAGGCAAAATATGAGAAGCGGTTGAAGAAGTATATAGAAATCAAAACCGTTGATAAGCATGAAAATAAAAAGGAAATCAGCCAGCCAAGTGAACGTTTTTATTTAAAGAGGGTGAGCAGCGGAATTGAAAGAGTACTCAATCTATCCAAGCATGAAAAATTGCTCGTGCAATCAGGTATTCAGTTATCGCAGGGAGAAGTGTTCATTGGCAGATTAATGGTTGCCGTTATCGCCATCTCGATTGGAGTCTTTTATGATTTTCCTATTTTGCTGATTATTTCCTGCGGCTTTGTTGGATTCTATTTACCGATTATGTATGTAAAGAAAGGACGGAAGAAGCGTTTGGAGAAGTGTTCCAATCAGCTTGGTGAGGCACTGGGTACGATGGCAAATGCACTGCGGGCAGGGTTTAGTTTCATGCAGGCGATGAAGATGGTCGCTAAAGAAATAGATGACCCGCTTGGACCGGAATTCTCGAAGGCATTACAGGAAATTAATTATGGTGTTTCAGTTGAAAATGCTTTTAGGGGTCTGATAGAGCGATTGCCAGATAAGGAACTCGAAATTGTTTTGAACACGCTAATTATTCAGCGGTCAACCGGGGGAACCTAG
- a CDS encoding Flp family type IVb pilin encodes MKNQLTRLFKEEEGQAMTEYGLLIGLIAIAVVAVLVVLGPQLAALFQSISDELPDAP; translated from the coding sequence ATGAAAAATCAATTAACAAGGCTTTTTAAAGAAGAAGAAGGACAAGCAATGACAGAGTATGGGTTATTAATTGGACTAATTGCAATAGCGGTTGTAGCGGTTTTGGTAGTATTAGGGCCACAATTAGCAGCATTGTTCCAGTCGATTTCGGATGAACTTCCGGATGCTCCATAA
- a CDS encoding TadE/TadG family type IV pilus assembly protein: MMKRYGKAIFAMFKEQEGVAMILVALCMFMFIGFTAIVVDAGGLFLEKSRLQKSLDAAVLGGAQLLKVSQAEAEETAIDIAAENGFTVTGSEVVTDESSIEIHKTVNKVLSFARVLGINDANVGAVAKAKVLQTLVKGNDIIPVAFERRVLKNGGGYGELYDMHAKPGESKRGNYGFLAVDGRGANNLGDAIRDGVTMEVGETLYTEPGLNWGKVREAFQDRIAEDARKPDCSDYQTADNTCSRIITVPVIETFDGLHGRDQLQVIGFAAFWIEEVVASGNDKGVTGRFIEFVRGGEFDPVEDGDYFGISGVKLVK, from the coding sequence ATGATGAAGCGATACGGTAAAGCAATTTTCGCGATGTTTAAAGAACAGGAGGGTGTCGCCATGATTTTGGTGGCGCTTTGCATGTTTATGTTTATTGGATTTACCGCAATCGTTGTAGATGCCGGCGGGTTATTCCTGGAAAAAAGCCGTTTACAGAAATCACTTGATGCCGCTGTTCTTGGCGGGGCACAGCTGCTAAAGGTATCGCAGGCGGAGGCAGAAGAAACTGCTATCGATATTGCTGCTGAGAATGGTTTTACTGTAACGGGCAGCGAGGTGGTGACTGACGAAAGTTCAATCGAGATACATAAAACTGTCAATAAAGTCCTGTCTTTTGCACGGGTGTTAGGTATTAATGATGCGAATGTAGGCGCAGTGGCCAAGGCAAAAGTACTGCAGACCCTTGTAAAAGGTAACGATATTATACCTGTTGCCTTTGAACGGCGTGTTCTTAAAAATGGCGGGGGTTACGGGGAGCTATACGATATGCATGCAAAGCCCGGTGAGTCAAAACGCGGGAACTACGGCTTCCTGGCTGTTGATGGAAGAGGAGCAAATAATCTAGGCGATGCTATCAGGGATGGGGTCACCATGGAAGTGGGCGAGACACTATATACAGAACCAGGATTAAATTGGGGCAAAGTCAGGGAAGCTTTCCAAGATAGAATTGCCGAGGACGCTAGGAAACCGGACTGTTCAGACTATCAAACCGCAGATAATACCTGCAGCCGTATCATAACGGTTCCAGTGATTGAAACATTTGATGGTCTGCATGGAAGGGATCAATTGCAGGTTATTGGTTTTGCCGCTTTTTGGATTGAGGAAGTGGTTGCAAGCGGAAACGATAAGGGGGTTACCGGGCGTTTCATTGAATTCGTCAGAGGCGGTGAATTTGATCCAGTGGAAGATGGAGACTACTTTGGTATTTCGGGCGTCAAGCTCGTTAAATAA
- a CDS encoding MarR family winged helix-turn-helix transcriptional regulator, with translation MSKKSIKLIENEVTDFIRRIVISEKRNGSLDRSAFVILRQLSTYGPAGVKTLSNELHLDISTVSRQAAALIEKKYVDKLPNPNDGRAYFYHITKLGTTELDANKQRRFERLSTILQDWTEEERVSFGHLLQKYNRTVHENKDW, from the coding sequence ATGAGTAAAAAATCAATAAAACTAATTGAAAATGAGGTTACCGATTTTATCCGTAGAATTGTCATTTCCGAAAAGCGAAATGGAAGCCTGGATCGTTCGGCCTTTGTCATACTGCGTCAGTTATCTACCTATGGGCCAGCAGGTGTGAAAACACTGTCCAATGAACTGCATTTGGATATTTCCACAGTCAGCAGGCAGGCTGCCGCTCTTATCGAGAAAAAATACGTGGATAAATTGCCTAACCCTAATGATGGAAGGGCTTACTTTTACCATATTACAAAACTTGGAACAACGGAATTGGATGCGAATAAACAAAGGCGATTTGAAAGACTTTCAACGATTCTGCAGGACTGGACAGAAGAGGAACGTGTATCATTTGGTCATCTGCTCCAAAAATATAATCGTACAGTGCACGAAAATAAGGATTGGTAG
- a CDS encoding MFS transporter — protein MSSSSNISIERSATHTSIQESPGLLQQPKAVWAVFFASIIAFMGLGLVDPILPAISSQLNATKSETTLLFTSYNAVMAVAMLVTGTITSRIGMKKTLLSGIVIIALFSALGGASNGIWELVGLRGGWGLGNALFVATALTAIVTLSNSGNAKAIILYEAAIGLGISVGPLIGGWLGAMSWRGPFFGVATLMVIAFIGLSILMPKGQKMSVSKKKTSLLDPFRALKHRSLLVFGIAAALYNFGFFTLLAFAPFVLGLDEHGLGFVFLGWGLLLAVTSVFMAPKLQQRFGTIKSMCVMLILFALVLLAMGIWTSTQWLVITAVIVAGALLGNNNTLITTAVMNASPVERSTASAAYSFLRFIGGAIAPYLAGKLSEIYNSSVPFIVGAVFVFLSVLFIWMNNKHVNHVDEVEVAH, from the coding sequence ATGTCGTCAAGTTCTAATATTTCAATAGAAAGAAGTGCCACACACACTTCTATTCAGGAAAGTCCAGGTCTTCTTCAACAACCCAAGGCCGTTTGGGCTGTCTTTTTTGCTTCAATCATTGCTTTTATGGGACTTGGTCTTGTGGATCCCATTTTACCGGCAATCTCAAGTCAATTGAATGCGACTAAAAGTGAAACCACGTTACTTTTCACCAGCTACAACGCAGTTATGGCAGTAGCAATGCTGGTAACGGGAACAATCACTTCGCGTATAGGTATGAAAAAAACATTATTATCAGGAATTGTAATCATTGCATTATTTTCCGCATTAGGTGGAGCATCAAATGGTATCTGGGAACTGGTTGGCCTTCGGGGCGGCTGGGGTCTTGGAAATGCATTATTTGTTGCTACGGCATTAACGGCAATTGTGACACTTTCAAACAGTGGAAATGCCAAAGCAATCATTTTATATGAGGCAGCAATCGGACTTGGTATCTCCGTTGGGCCGCTAATTGGTGGCTGGCTGGGCGCAATGTCATGGAGAGGTCCTTTTTTTGGCGTTGCAACGTTAATGGTAATTGCCTTTATCGGTCTTTCTATTCTCATGCCAAAAGGCCAGAAAATGTCAGTCTCGAAAAAGAAAACGTCCTTGCTTGATCCATTCAGGGCACTAAAGCATCGCTCATTATTAGTGTTCGGTATCGCGGCAGCCCTTTATAATTTTGGATTCTTTACCTTACTTGCCTTTGCACCATTTGTTTTAGGCCTTGATGAACATGGATTAGGATTCGTTTTCCTTGGCTGGGGATTATTATTAGCCGTCACATCTGTATTCATGGCACCTAAACTGCAGCAGCGGTTTGGAACAATTAAGTCCATGTGTGTCATGTTAATTCTATTCGCTCTTGTTCTGCTTGCAATGGGTATTTGGACATCAACACAATGGCTTGTCATTACCGCTGTAATTGTTGCTGGTGCTTTATTAGGTAATAACAATACGCTGATCACAACAGCGGTTATGAATGCAAGCCCTGTTGAACGATCAACAGCATCGGCTGCGTACAGCTTCCTTCGCTTTATTGGAGGCGCAATTGCACCATATCTAGCAGGTAAACTTTCTGAGATTTACAACTCAAGTGTGCCATTCATTGTTGGCGCAGTATTCGTGTTTTTATCCGTGTTATTTATTTGGATGAATAATAAACATGTAAACCATGTGGATGAAGTGGAAGTAGCACATTAA
- a CDS encoding type II secretion system F family protein gives MQETIIDRSRVKDEVNTLTAQGKMSSTVITILPIALAVYLKLVNPEYFQMLFSHPLGWVMVIFGSISIVLGWIFIKKIVHIEV, from the coding sequence ATGCAGGAGACCATCATTGATCGATCACGAGTGAAGGATGAGGTAAACACACTAACCGCACAAGGAAAGATGTCTTCTACTGTTATTACGATCCTGCCTATTGCACTTGCGGTTTATCTGAAGCTAGTTAATCCAGAATATTTTCAAATGCTATTCTCCCACCCACTCGGATGGGTCATGGTCATCTTCGGCTCAATCAGCATTGTTCTAGGCTGGATTTTTATCAAAAAAATTGTACACATTGAGGTGTAG